A genome region from Geodermatophilus bullaregiensis includes the following:
- a CDS encoding GtrA family protein, whose protein sequence is MTCPSLHRPVAVADLAGEVAALVRSDRGLGQFTRFVLVGGLSSAVYALLFVLLRGLGEVPANLIGAALSSVLANELHRRLTFRAGERVGWFAAQWEGGALCVAGMVATSLALRWVNEVVHEPAVLTEILLIAAVTATIGTLRFLALRWVFRPHPA, encoded by the coding sequence GTGACCTGCCCGTCGCTGCACCGCCCCGTGGCGGTCGCCGACCTCGCGGGTGAGGTCGCGGCCCTGGTGCGGTCGGACAGGGGCCTCGGGCAGTTCACCCGGTTCGTGCTCGTCGGCGGGCTCTCCAGCGCGGTCTACGCCCTGCTGTTCGTCCTGCTGCGCGGGCTGGGCGAGGTCCCGGCCAACCTGATCGGTGCCGCACTGTCCTCGGTGCTGGCCAACGAGCTGCACCGTCGGCTGACCTTCCGTGCCGGCGAGCGGGTCGGCTGGTTCGCGGCGCAGTGGGAGGGCGGCGCGCTCTGCGTCGCGGGCATGGTCGCCACCAGCCTGGCGCTCCGCTGGGTCAACGAGGTCGTCCACGAGCCCGCCGTCCTCACCGAGATCCTGCTGATCGCCGCCGTCACGGCCACGATCGGCACCCTGCGGTTCCTGGCCCTGCGCTGGGTGTTCCGCCCGCACCCCGCCTGA